The Castanea sativa cultivar Marrone di Chiusa Pesio chromosome 11, ASM4071231v1 genome contains a region encoding:
- the LOC142614874 gene encoding putative UDP-glucose flavonoid 3-O-glucosyltransferase 3, which produces MKKAELVLIPSLGIGHLVSMVEIAKLLVDRDHRLYITVLIMKQSFDPKVAAYTESLNLNASSYAEHIQFIDLPEYVLNQETNPMIFLSLYIESQKPHVKEAVTNLKQSRSGSNSLQLAGFVIDLFCATMVDVANEFGVPTYVFFTASAGFLSLVLHLQTLRDEHNQDTSELFKDSDDKLVVPSFVNPVPARAIMLSKEGASLILDCARRWKETKGIIVNTFMELESYAFLSISNAKNTPPVYPVGPILNLKSDDSHVGSSGSDDQRIDDIMKWLDNQPPLSVVFLCFGSMGSLDDNQVREIAQALDRGGFRFLWSLRRPPPKGKIALPTNYENLEEVLPEGFLDRTAGIGKVIGWAPQVAILSHPAIGGFVSHCGWNSILESLWFGVPIAAWPLYAEQQLNAFEMVKELNLAVEIMLDSRRDFMIDNQINVASKDVANGIRQVMESDNLIRKRVKEMTERSRMALMDGGSSHFSLGQLIDDVIDNMP; this is translated from the coding sequence ATGAAGAAAGCAGAGCTAGTTCTCATTCCTTCTCTGGGTATTGGTCACCTTGTATCAATGGTAGAGATTGCAAAGCTCCTCGTTGATCGGGATCACAGGCTCTACATCACGGTCCTCATCATGAAACAATCATTTGACCCCAAGGTTGCTGCCTACACTGAATCTCTCAATCTCAACGCTTCCTCCTATGCAGAACATATACAGTTTATTGATCTCCCAGAGTATGTTCTAAACCAAGAAACCAATCCcatgatttttctttctttatacatcGAAAGTCAAAAACCCCACGTCAAAGAAGCAGTCACCAATCTCAAACAATCGAGGTCAGGTTCTAACTCGCTTCAACTCGCCGGATTTGTGATCGATTTGTTCTGTGCAACGATGGTAGACGTCGCCAATGAATTTGGGGTTCCAACTTACGTGTTTTTCACTGCAAGTGCAGGTTTTCTCAGTCTCGTGCTTCATCTCCAAACCCTTCGTGATGAGCACAACCAGGATACATCCGAGTTATTCAAAGACTCAGATGATAAGTTGGTCGTGCCGAGTTTTGTTAACCCAGTCCCGGCTAGGGCCATAATGCTAAGCAAGGAAGGGGCATCTCTGATCCTTGATTGTGCTAGAAGGTGGAAAGAAACTAAAGGCATCATTGTGAACACGTTTATGGAGCTTGAATCCTATGCGTTTCTGTCCATTTCTAATGCTAAAAATACTCCTCCAGTGTACCCAGTGGGACCTATCTTAAACTTGAAGAGCGACGATAGTCATGTGGGGTCCAGTGGATCGGACGATCAAAGAATTGATGATATCATGAAGTGGCTTGATAATCAACCTCCATTGTCTGTGGTGTTCTTGTGTTTTGGGAGCATGGGGAGTTTGGATGACAATCAAGTGAGGGAGATCGCACAAGCTCTTGATCGAGGTGGGTTTCGATTTTTATGGTCCCTACGCCGACCCCCTCCAAAAGGTAAGATTGCACTTCCCACTAATTATGAGAATTTGGAGGAAGTCTTGCCAGAAGGATTTTTGGATCGGACAGCTGGGATTGGAAAGGTCATTGGTTGGGCACCACAAGTGGCAATCTTATCACATCCTGCAATTGGAGGGTTTGTGTCGCATTGTGGGTGGAATTCTATATTGGAGAGCCTTTGGTTTGGTGTGCCAATTGCTGCTTGGCCACTTTACGCTGAACAACAGTTGAATGCCTTCGAGATGGTGAAGGAGTTGAATTTAGCTGTGGAGATCATGTTGGATTCTAGGAGAGATTTTATGATTGATAATCAAATAAATGTGGCCTCAAAGGATGTTGCGAATGGAATAAGGCAAGTAATGGAGAGTGACAACTTGATTAGGAAAAGGGTGAAGGAAATGACTGAAAGAAGTAGGATGGCCTTGATGGATGGTGGGTCTTCTCACTTTTCATTGGGACAATTAATTGATGATGTTATAGATAATATGCCATGA